The following proteins are co-located in the Candidatus Cloacimonadota bacterium genome:
- a CDS encoding acetate kinase — protein sequence MKILTINCGSSSIKFSFIDTEKEIVLAEGIVEKIGEDIGLFTYISEKYTKKKREIIVDDHEKGIQLILDALLDKIHGVIENEYEIDGVGHRLVHGGEFFSDSVIIDQRVVEVLIQCSDFAPLHNPANIKGVEAITHQLPSLPQCGVFDTAFHQTMPSYAYLYPLPMEFYTEHQIRRYGFHGTSHKYVSLKAAEFMKKDISELKIITCHIGNGASITAIDKGKSVDTSMGFTPLEGLMMGTRCGDIDPAIPILLIRQFNYSVDEVNSIIHKKSGMLGLSQISNDMREIEEEILEKKNPKAIQAFEVYAYRIKKYIGAYAAVMDGLDILVFTGGVGENMPILREEVCKNMNYLGLKLNLKENNQFTKDFLVLNEPDSHVAVYKIPTNEELMIALETKRLLSERK from the coding sequence ATGAAGATTTTGACAATCAACTGTGGTAGTTCATCTATCAAATTTAGTTTTATCGATACAGAAAAAGAAATTGTTCTTGCAGAAGGAATCGTTGAAAAGATAGGAGAAGATATTGGTCTTTTTACTTATATCAGTGAAAAATACACTAAGAAAAAGAGAGAAATAATTGTAGATGACCATGAGAAAGGAATTCAATTAATACTTGATGCTTTATTAGATAAAATTCACGGTGTGATAGAGAATGAGTATGAAATTGATGGTGTTGGACACAGACTGGTTCATGGTGGTGAGTTTTTCTCTGACTCTGTTATCATTGACCAACGAGTAGTAGAAGTATTAATTCAATGCTCAGATTTTGCTCCACTACATAATCCCGCCAACATCAAGGGTGTTGAAGCTATAACACATCAATTACCGAGCTTACCACAGTGTGGTGTCTTTGATACCGCTTTTCATCAAACAATGCCTTCTTATGCGTATTTATATCCGCTACCAATGGAATTTTATACAGAACATCAAATACGAAGATATGGGTTTCATGGCACATCGCATAAATATGTCTCTTTGAAGGCAGCAGAGTTTATGAAAAAAGATATTTCCGAACTAAAAATAATAACTTGCCATATCGGTAATGGAGCTTCAATTACAGCAATTGATAAGGGTAAATCTGTTGATACTTCTATGGGATTTACACCTTTAGAAGGTTTGATGATGGGAACTCGTTGTGGTGATATTGATCCTGCTATCCCTATCCTTTTGATACGCCAATTCAACTATTCGGTAGATGAAGTTAATTCCATTATTCATAAAAAAAGTGGTATGTTAGGTCTCTCACAAATCAGCAATGATATGAGAGAGATTGAAGAGGAAATTCTTGAGAAGAAGAATCCTAAAGCAATTCAAGCTTTTGAGGTTTATGCATATAGAATTAAGAAGTATATTGGCGCTTATGCTGCTGTGATGGATGGACTTGATATTCTTGTCTTTACCGGTGGTGTGGGTGAAAATATGCCTATTCTTAGAGAAGAGGTCTGCAAGAATATGAATTACTTGGGTTTGAAGCTGAATTTAAAAGAGAACAATCAGTTTACTAAAGATTTCTTAGTCTTAAATGAACCTGATTCTCATGTTGCTGTTTATAAAATACCTACTAATGAAGAACTTATGATTGCTTTAGAAACAAAAAGACTTCTATCAGAGAGGAAATAA
- the queC gene encoding 7-cyano-7-deazaguanine synthase QueC, with translation MKNKGIVLVSGGMDSLVTAAVAVKECSETYFLHVSYGQRTEKRELESFHKIRDHYNPVDYMICNIEYLKQIGNSSLIDRTMILDNQIRSGQIPNTYVPFRNAHLLAIAVSWADSIEADRVYIGAVEEDSSGYPDCREVFLTAFNEAVHLGTKKKTPIIIEAPLLHLTKKEIVLKGCKLNVPFQYSWSCYQDNELSCGICASCQLRLKAFHEANVKDPLPYR, from the coding sequence ATGAAAAATAAAGGAATCGTATTGGTCAGTGGTGGTATGGATAGCTTGGTAACAGCAGCAGTTGCTGTTAAGGAGTGTTCTGAAACTTATTTTCTGCACGTAAGTTACGGGCAAAGAACTGAAAAGAGAGAATTAGAGTCTTTTCACAAGATAAGAGACCATTATAATCCTGTTGATTATATGATATGTAATATTGAGTATTTAAAACAGATTGGAAATTCGAGCTTGATAGACAGGACAATGATCTTAGATAACCAGATAAGATCTGGTCAAATACCCAATACCTATGTACCTTTTCGAAATGCTCATTTATTAGCTATTGCAGTATCTTGGGCAGATTCGATAGAAGCAGATAGAGTTTATATAGGAGCAGTTGAAGAGGATAGTTCAGGATATCCCGATTGCCGGGAAGTTTTCCTTACGGCTTTTAACGAAGCTGTTCACTTAGGGACTAAAAAGAAAACACCAATTATTATAGAAGCACCACTCTTACATCTGACCAAGAAAGAAATTGTTCTTAAAGGTTGTAAATTAAACGTACCTTTTCAATATAGCTGGAGTTGTTATCAGGATAATGAACTATCCTGTGGTATCTGTGCTAGTTGCCAGCTAAGATTAAAAGCATTTCACGAAGCAAACGTGAAAGATCCATTACCTTATAGGTAA
- a CDS encoding DUF814 domain-containing protein translates to MDYRYLREWVDHNQKTNNRLIISDVKRYQENIFIGFKGELEQLQIVLDSSNPFLFFTTIKMLPSKKDSKVDVLNQHLNHSLICSIGIIESERIIYFETQKTDIYNQIQIYRLYCEFIPHKTNMILTKKSAEKEVVIDCWKYFTLADKTSRQILPGSVYLLPTRQVIESKQQNTKYLSAVKYPLQIESLISKKEDFADNIISRKFDDINSLFETFFYEYILPPKQNRIISDRIKLLNKEKTKKEKKLVKLIGEYEESKEFENYKRMAELLKVSLHHVRKGMESVKVIDYYSEDKSKIIIPLQQELTPIDNMKLLFKKYRKGIKGKEAIKQQINKTEEVIEKIDKEIFDIENRTIDIKDYKEQTLNQKTSTMKSKKIRKSDKYRKLKINKDWEVFIGRTNKENDELTCRMARPDDWWFHSRIFHGAHIILRNYSKLDITPELINLCSRLAAYYSKAKNSENVPVDYTQIRYVTKPHGSPAGYVIYKNQKTIYVNPLSLREGVKLVGTWQ, encoded by the coding sequence ATGGATTACAGGTATCTTAGGGAATGGGTTGACCATAACCAAAAAACTAACAATAGACTTATTATATCAGATGTAAAGAGATATCAGGAGAATATATTCATCGGTTTTAAAGGTGAATTAGAACAACTCCAGATAGTACTCGATAGTTCAAATCCTTTTCTCTTTTTTACTACAATAAAAATGTTGCCTTCAAAAAAGGACTCAAAGGTCGATGTTCTTAATCAACACCTCAATCATTCTCTTATCTGTAGCATAGGAATAATAGAATCAGAGCGTATTATTTACTTTGAAACACAAAAAACCGATATTTATAACCAAATTCAAATATATAGACTTTACTGCGAATTTATACCCCATAAGACAAATATGATCCTGACAAAAAAGAGCGCTGAAAAAGAAGTTGTAATCGATTGCTGGAAATATTTTACATTGGCTGATAAGACTTCCCGGCAAATTTTACCCGGTTCGGTTTATCTTCTTCCAACTCGGCAAGTAATAGAATCAAAACAACAGAATACAAAATATCTATCTGCCGTGAAATATCCACTGCAAATTGAATCACTGATATCAAAAAAAGAAGATTTTGCTGATAATATTATCAGCAGGAAATTTGACGATATTAATTCACTTTTTGAGACCTTTTTTTATGAGTATATTCTCCCCCCAAAACAGAACAGAATCATAAGTGATAGAATCAAACTGTTAAACAAAGAGAAGACTAAGAAAGAGAAGAAATTAGTAAAACTCATCGGAGAATATGAGGAGAGCAAAGAATTCGAGAACTATAAAAGAATGGCAGAATTACTTAAGGTGAGTTTGCATCATGTTCGCAAAGGAATGGAAAGTGTTAAGGTAATTGATTATTACTCAGAAGATAAAAGCAAGATCATTATCCCGTTACAACAAGAACTTACACCGATAGACAATATGAAACTCCTTTTTAAGAAGTATCGTAAAGGGATCAAAGGGAAAGAGGCAATTAAACAGCAAATAAATAAAACCGAAGAAGTGATAGAAAAAATCGATAAAGAGATTTTTGATATTGAAAATAGAACTATTGATATCAAAGATTATAAAGAGCAAACTCTCAATCAAAAAACTTCTACTATGAAATCAAAAAAAATCAGAAAGAGTGATAAATATAGAAAACTAAAGATTAATAAAGATTGGGAAGTTTTTATTGGAAGAACTAATAAAGAAAATGATGAACTGACTTGTAGAATGGCACGACCTGATGACTGGTGGTTTCACTCACGAATATTTCATGGTGCTCATATAATTTTAAGAAATTATAGCAAGCTGGATATTACCCCCGAATTGATTAACTTGTGCTCTCGTTTAGCTGCTTATTATAGCAAAGCAAAGAATTCAGAGAACGTACCGGTTGATTATACTCAAATACGTTATGTGACTAAACCGCATGGAAGTCCAGCAGGTTATGTTATTTATAAAAACCAGAAAACCATATATGTTAATCCTTTGTCTCTTAGAGAAGGAGTTAAGTTGGTGGGAACTTGGCAGTAA
- the trmFO gene encoding methylenetetrahydrofolate--tRNA-(uracil(54)-C(5))-methyltransferase (FADH(2)-oxidizing) TrmFO encodes MSEQKSIKIIGGGLAGCEAALQLAKLDWLVDLYEMRPNKMTSAHQTPFLAELVCSNSLKSELLSTASGLLKEELRLLDCELLKIAENNKLPAGNALAVDRNAFASEVTDRINNNPNIKVIYQEVTTLDDDLTIIATGPLSSDWFIQSLLQIVGSEDLFFFDAIAPIISTESIDLDKVYYKARYDKGSADYLNCPFSKEEYQRFVEALIVSEKYIGKEFEREYFNDLRQSKDLKFYENCMPIEELARRGEDTLRYGVMRPVGLEDPASGKRPYAVLQLRIENKDRTAYNLVGCQTMMTQASQKNVFRLIPGLENAEFYRFGSIHRNTYLNSPHLLADDLTLKQKRSIYVAGQLSGVEGYVESIASGLLVSLIVGKKFFSLPEETIIGQLWRRLTNEENQPFVPINANYGLLPPMQEIIKGKQKKKELLAARSIKALKDFFGS; translated from the coding sequence ATGTCTGAACAAAAGAGTATAAAGATCATCGGTGGTGGATTAGCAGGCTGTGAAGCTGCCTTACAATTAGCAAAATTAGATTGGCTGGTAGATTTATACGAGATGAGACCTAATAAAATGACGTCAGCTCATCAAACACCATTTCTGGCTGAACTGGTTTGTAGTAATTCCTTAAAATCAGAACTACTTAGTACTGCATCCGGATTATTAAAAGAAGAATTAAGACTACTCGACTGTGAATTGTTAAAAATTGCTGAGAATAACAAACTACCAGCCGGTAATGCTCTAGCTGTTGATAGAAATGCTTTTGCTTCTGAAGTAACTGATAGAATAAATAATAACCCCAATATAAAAGTTATTTATCAAGAGGTAACAACTTTAGATGATGATCTGACTATAATTGCTACCGGACCGTTGAGTTCGGATTGGTTTATTCAAAGTCTACTGCAAATTGTTGGATCAGAAGATCTGTTCTTTTTCGATGCGATAGCTCCTATCATATCAACTGAGAGTATTGATCTTGATAAAGTCTATTATAAAGCGAGATATGATAAGGGATCAGCTGATTATCTTAATTGTCCATTCTCTAAAGAAGAGTATCAAAGATTTGTAGAAGCATTAATAGTTAGCGAAAAGTATATCGGTAAAGAATTTGAGCGAGAGTATTTTAACGATTTAAGGCAGAGTAAGGATTTAAAGTTTTACGAGAATTGTATGCCAATAGAAGAACTTGCCCGACGAGGAGAAGATACTCTCCGATACGGAGTTATGAGGCCTGTTGGTTTGGAGGATCCTGCTTCTGGTAAGAGACCTTATGCTGTACTGCAATTAAGAATAGAAAACAAAGATAGGACAGCTTATAATCTTGTCGGTTGCCAGACCATGATGACTCAAGCCAGTCAGAAAAATGTCTTTCGGCTTATTCCGGGGTTAGAAAATGCTGAATTCTATAGATTTGGTTCCATACATCGCAATACTTATCTCAATTCACCTCACTTACTGGCTGATGATTTAACTCTAAAGCAGAAACGTAGTATTTATGTTGCAGGACAGTTATCAGGAGTGGAAGGATATGTAGAATCTATTGCTTCAGGTCTACTTGTATCTCTTATTGTAGGCAAGAAGTTTTTTTCTTTACCTGAAGAAACAATCATCGGTCAGCTTTGGAGAAGATTGACCAATGAAGAAAATCAACCTTTCGTTCCTATAAATGCTAACTATGGTTTATTACCACCCATGCAAGAGATTATTAAGGGTAAACAGAAGAAGAAAGAGCTCTTAGCAGCAAGATCAATAAAAGCATTGAAGGATTTCTTTGGCTCTTAA
- the waaF gene encoding lipopolysaccharide heptosyltransferase II, protein MREIKRILIAQTAFIGDVILVTPLIRETKKQFPAAKLDVLVIPATKAILANNPHLSEVLVFDKKGSKIRSFFSVLRKIKERDYDLALIPHSSFTTALIAKLAGIKERIGFSKKLRSLLMTKTVTPETNIYRIDKNLSLLQPMGVLKGDRQTELFPSKEDKKIADDLIQSVYKPLVAVAPGSVWKTKCWPKEYYIELISLIKDRANFVFIGSQEENALCDTILKNSGCVGINIAGKTTILQSAAVIDKCKFILCNDSGALHVSNAVQTRVVGFFGPTVKKFGFFPFREGDLVFETNQDCRPCSHHGPIKCPLKHHNCMRLIKPQEVFEKINKFLS, encoded by the coding sequence TTGAGAGAGATTAAAAGAATTTTGATAGCTCAGACAGCTTTTATTGGTGATGTAATACTAGTTACTCCATTAATTCGCGAAACAAAAAAACAATTTCCTGCTGCTAAACTGGATGTTCTTGTAATACCCGCAACTAAAGCAATTTTAGCTAATAATCCGCACCTATCCGAAGTATTGGTCTTTGATAAAAAGGGAAGCAAAATTAGATCTTTCTTTTCAGTTCTGAGAAAAATAAAAGAGAGAGATTATGACCTCGCACTGATACCTCATAGTTCATTTACTACAGCTCTTATTGCTAAATTAGCAGGGATAAAAGAAAGAATAGGATTTAGCAAAAAATTACGCTCTCTGTTAATGACAAAAACTGTGACTCCGGAAACAAATATATACCGTATTGATAAAAATCTATCTCTGTTACAACCAATGGGAGTTCTGAAAGGAGATCGCCAAACTGAATTGTTCCCTTCGAAAGAAGATAAGAAGATAGCTGATGATTTAATACAAAGTGTTTATAAACCACTGGTAGCTGTAGCACCAGGTTCCGTTTGGAAAACTAAATGTTGGCCTAAAGAGTATTATATAGAGTTAATCTCATTAATAAAAGATAGAGCAAATTTTGTCTTTATAGGTTCTCAAGAAGAGAATGCTTTATGTGATACAATATTAAAGAACTCAGGGTGTGTAGGTATTAATATTGCCGGTAAAACAACTATTTTGCAATCTGCTGCTGTGATAGATAAATGCAAATTTATCCTCTGTAATGATAGTGGTGCTCTTCATGTTTCCAATGCTGTGCAAACTCGGGTTGTTGGCTTTTTCGGCCCTACAGTCAAAAAATTTGGATTTTTCCCCTTTAGAGAAGGCGATCTTGTTTTTGAAACCAATCAGGATTGTCGACCCTGTAGTCATCATGGTCCTATAAAATGCCCCTTAAAGCATCACAACTGTATGAGATTGATTAAACCTCAAGAAGTTTTTGAGAAAATTAATAAGTTTTTATCTTGA
- a CDS encoding diguanylate cyclase has translation MFKDLKIVVIDDEASVTGMINQLITAYEPGIEVIEAFTGKQGLELIGKEIPDLIILDIKLPDMSGCEVCRIIKNQDNLANIPIVVITGLSDHRDLKIKFLEMGADAFLNKPFDDSELIAQIRALLRLKQAEDQLRYERDILKNKVTIQSKELSEQEERWQVILDYIVGGIWDWDLEEDKIHISSQWKELLGYEDEEIDDELVFFFALIHPADKERFRKSISDYLNKIEPEFKSDVRLQCKEGTYRWFLYRGHALWDKEGKAIRLIGIHTDITDHKQQLMNLEKMALYDNLTRLPNRVLFYDFTEKMMAATQRISQKIGILFLDLDSFKVVNDSLGHQVGDKVLKDVAQRLKSLIRPMDVIARFGGDEFMLAINSIQSSDELNLIIQRLKKGITEPFNINNQEITIEFSLGFSIYPDDGDKIDTLLKIADQKMYEEKNAKRINGESR, from the coding sequence ATGTTTAAGGATTTGAAGATTGTTGTGATCGATGATGAAGCTAGTGTTACCGGAATGATCAACCAACTTATCACTGCTTACGAACCTGGTATTGAAGTAATAGAAGCCTTCACAGGAAAACAAGGATTAGAGTTAATTGGAAAAGAGATACCGGACTTGATTATTTTAGACATTAAATTGCCGGATATGAGTGGTTGTGAAGTATGTCGGATTATTAAGAATCAAGATAACTTAGCAAATATACCGATAGTCGTAATAACTGGGTTAAGTGACCATAGGGATTTGAAAATAAAGTTTCTGGAAATGGGAGCAGATGCCTTTCTCAATAAGCCATTCGATGATTCTGAGTTAATTGCTCAGATTAGAGCCTTGTTAAGACTTAAGCAGGCAGAAGATCAACTCCGTTATGAACGAGATATTTTGAAGAACAAAGTAACTATACAGAGTAAAGAGTTAAGTGAACAGGAAGAAAGATGGCAAGTTATTCTTGATTACATCGTTGGTGGTATCTGGGATTGGGACTTAGAAGAGGATAAGATTCACATTTCGAGTCAATGGAAGGAACTTCTTGGATATGAAGATGAGGAAATAGATGATGAACTAGTTTTCTTCTTTGCTTTGATACATCCAGCTGATAAAGAGAGGTTTCGTAAATCGATCAGTGATTATCTAAACAAAATTGAGCCAGAATTCAAATCCGATGTACGGTTGCAATGTAAGGAAGGTACCTATCGTTGGTTTCTATATCGCGGGCACGCACTTTGGGATAAAGAAGGGAAAGCAATCAGATTGATCGGCATTCATACTGATATAACAGATCATAAGCAGCAGTTGATGAATCTTGAGAAAATGGCTCTGTATGATAATCTCACCCGTTTGCCAAACAGAGTATTATTTTATGATTTCACTGAGAAAATGATGGCGGCTACTCAGAGAATTTCACAGAAAATAGGCATACTCTTCTTAGATCTGGATAGTTTTAAAGTTGTTAACGATTCATTAGGACACCAAGTTGGTGATAAAGTACTAAAGGATGTAGCTCAGAGATTAAAGAGTCTGATCAGACCAATGGATGTTATAGCTCGTTTTGGTGGTGATGAGTTTATGTTAGCCATTAATAGCATACAGTCATCTGATGAATTGAATTTGATAATTCAAAGACTTAAGAAAGGAATTACTGAACCATTTAATATAAACAATCAAGAAATAACTATTGAATTCAGTTTAGGATTTAGTATTTATCCCGACGATGGAGATAAAATAGATACTCTCTTAAAGATCGCCGATCAGAAAATGTATGAAGAGAAGAATGCCAAGAGAATCAATGGAGAAAGCCGGTAA
- the ndk gene encoding nucleoside-diphosphate kinase: MIEKTLMIIKPDAIKKRKIGAILDIIESNGFDIIELKMFHMNKNMAEQLYAVHQGKSYYNKLIDFMITSNVVAVILQRENAISKLRSIVGNTDPAEAAMGTIRHIYGNTVSYNAVHAADSPKNAEEEITIVFPELKQS, from the coding sequence ATGATTGAAAAAACGCTTATGATCATAAAACCAGATGCTATTAAAAAAAGAAAAATTGGGGCAATCCTTGATATCATCGAATCTAATGGTTTTGATATAATCGAATTGAAGATGTTTCATATGAATAAGAACATGGCTGAACAACTCTATGCTGTACATCAAGGAAAGTCATATTATAATAAACTTATCGATTTCATGATTACCAGTAATGTAGTCGCTGTTATCTTACAGAGAGAAAACGCAATTTCTAAACTGAGATCAATTGTTGGTAATACTGACCCAGCAGAAGCTGCAATGGGAACTATTCGTCATATCTATGGAAATACAGTGTCCTATAATGCTGTTCATGCTGCCGACTCTCCAAAAAATGCTGAAGAAGAAATCACTATAGTCTTTCCTGAGCTTAAGCAAAGCTGA